The sequence AACCGTTCAGTATGCGATCAACCAGCTCAATAACCGGTCCACCGCCCACCGGGAAAAGGCAGTGGTCATCGACCAGTTGAGTACCCAGCTAAACCTTTATCACCAGTTGGACCAGCAGCGTTACCAGCACCTTATGGCAGCGGCCCACCAGGTCGAGCTCGACACCGTGGACCAGCTCAACGCGGACGGCGTGATCACCGATCGGGAGGCCAACTTCTACGCCCGCTTCATCAGCCACGCGGTCTTCCGCCACAGCCAGCACGGCTTCTGGGAATACTTCCGGCTGCTCTGGCACCGAATCAAGTGGCGCCACTTCCAACGCAGACACCTCCAGCACCACCTTGACCAGAATCCGCAGCTCAAGCAGGCGGTCCAGGACAAAATGACCGTCGCCAAGCAAAATCGGCAGGTCGTTCAGCGGATTCTCAAGATTACCAGCAAAAAGGTCAACCAGTATTTACAGAGCGTTGAGACTCCTGAAAACGCCAATGAGGTTGCCCTGGTTCGCCGGGCCTACCTCCAGCAGCGGGAACTCTTTTCCCGGGGCCAGGAGCTCGATAGTGACACCGTCAATCACCTCTTCATCGACGCCTTCCAGTATGAACACAGCTACGTCCAGGAGCGCCAGGCCGCCGGCAAGTTAAAACCGGAGCTGGCCAACGCCCTCAACGAACAGATCTCAACTGACGAACTTGTCTATGTTCAGTCATTAGACTAAAAAAAGTCGCGCCCGCAAGCGCGACTTTTTTATTATTTTACGTACTGATTCAAGAACTGAGCAACCTTCTTTGGGTACTCGTGCGGGTAGTGAGCATAGGAGGCCGCGTGTTTGGCGCCCTTCGCTACCCAGAGCTGCTTGGGCCCGCGGGTGGCCGCGTAGTTCTGGTAAACCATCTTCGTCGGCACGAAATGGTCGTCGCCACCGTGGATGAAGAGCATCGGCCGGTGGTTGTGGTGCAGCATTTTAAGCGAGCTGGCCTCACTGGTGAAGAAGCCGTTCTTGGTCCGGTTGATTCCACTCAGAATGGCAATCAGTGGTCCGCGAATAAACTTCGGCAGGTGGTAGAGGTTCCCCGCCTCGTAGTTGAGCTCCGCGTTCAGGCTGGTGTAGCCGCAGTCCTCGACGATCGCCTTGACCTGGTGCGGCAGGTGAAGCCCACTGGTCATCATCGCGGTAGCCCCGCCCATGCTGGTCCCGAAGATGACGACCTGGCTCCTAGTCCCGTTGTGTTGGATCAGCTTATTTGTCCACTTCCGGACGTCATAACGTTCCGGCCAGCCGTAGCCGATGTACTTGCCCTGGCTCTGCCCGTGGGCCCGGGCATCCGGCATCAAAACGTTGTAGCCCATTTGGTGAAACATTGCCGCGTACTCGCCCATCTTTTCCTTTCTCCCCATGAAGCCGTGGAGGATGACGACGTTCTTGGTCGTCTGGCGGGCCGCCGGCAGGTAGTCCGCTACCAAGCGGTAGTGTCCGCTGGCGGATTCCATCGTCCAGGTTTGCTTATGGGCGTGCTTAAACCACATCTTCTGGTCATAAAGCGGGTCCGACCGGCTGATCCGGTTAGAATTGTTGATGAAGGACTTGTGGCTCGGCACCATCGCGACATTGAAAAAGTAGGCGCCCGCTGCCAGCATGGCCACCACGATGACGGTGATGATCCCAATCAGCCAGTTGCGCAGCGGATGACGTTTCTTCTTAATTGCAGTATTCAAAATAGTTAACCCCATGTCATATTTTTGATAATGGAATCAGTTTAGCACACTTTCCGTGGTTTTGCATGTTGTTTTTCCTGCCAAGGCGGCGGAGCAATGGTAAAATAAGAATGATACAGTAAGGAAGTGAGCGAATGTTTCCAGAAAGACTGCGCGCTTTACGAAAGGGCCAGAAAATAACCTTAAAAGAACTTGCCGAACACCTCAACGAGAATCTCGGACCGGGTGAAAAGCCCAACACCGCCTCCCAGATTGGCAACTGGGAGCGGGGCATCCGGAACCCGTCCTACATTGAGGCCCGCAAGCTTGCCGAATTTTTCAACGTGAGCCTCGACTATTTGACCGGGAAAACCGACCGCAACGACTTCGATCTTGCCAAGCTCTTCTTCTCCGATCGGGACCTGACCTTTAACAACACGATCCTGTCGAGTGACGATCGCTACGAGATTTTCCAGCTGATCGACGGCTACCTCAAGGGCCGCAACAACCGGCACGATACCGATAAGTTCTACGGCAAGCAGGAACAACTGAACCTCAAGCTCAAGTAAGGAAGACGCAATGAATCCAAAGCAAGTTAAAAAATTAAGGAAACGGGTCAAAAAGGCCCACCGCACGGTCCAACAGTCACCCTACATTGCGGAATTGACGCGGGACCGGGAGCTTTTCAACGACTTTCCGCCGGTCACCTACCTGATCAACAACGCCCTGGAGAGCGACCGTCTGCTTAGAGCCGGCCTCCTGCCCCAGCCACTGCCGACGATGTTGCTGCCGGATGACATCCAGGACACGATTTTTCAAAAGGTCAACCAGCAGTATCCCCAGGGTGATCCCCGTGGCGACCGCCTGTGGAACAAATATAACGAAGAGTTGCCCAAACTCGACGCCGCCCTGCGCAATTTCCGCGACTACCTCGAGGACACCTACGGAATGTGGTCCTACGTTAACGCGCCCTTCGCCCATGCCCTGTCCGACTACCTGAACGGGGCACCGGTCCTGGAGATCATGGCCGGCAACGGCTACATTTCCAAGGGGCTGCGCAATAACCGGCCGACCCAGCAGATCTACACCACCGACAGTCAGGATTGGGTCAAGGAAAACGAGACCGGCAAGCACCCGGTCACCGCAATCGAAAAGCTGGATGCCATCAGTGCAATCAAGAAGTACGGCGACCAGGTGGATTACGTCATCATGTCCTGGGCTCCCGACAAGGGCGATACCGACTGGCAGGTCCTTCAACTGCTGCGCCGGGACTACCCGGACGTCAAGCTGCTGGTGATCGGCGAAAGAAACGGGGCCACCAACTCCAAGCAGTTCTGGCAGGAGGCCGTCTTGAGTCAGGACGAGGCTCTTAAGCGCGTCAACGTCCAGCTGCACTCCTTCGACCTGATTGACGAACAGGTTTACCTCGCCAAATAAGTGAAACCAAGGGCAGATTAAAGGGCCGGGATCATCATTTTTTGAAGATCCTGGCCTTTTCCTCTAGAATTGTTGGCCAATCTCGGATACACTAGACTGAGTCTGAATTTTTAAAGAAAGGAAGTTCGACGGCCACGCTGCCTGTCGACGGTGATCACCATGAAATATCGCCTGCAAGCCATTCTCTTTGTCTTCGTTGCCTTTATGCTCGGCTGTAACGAGTACATGATCGTCGGGGTCCTGCCCGACATCGCCCACGAGTACCACGACTCCCTGTCTGCCCTGGGGCTTTTGGTAACGGTCTTTGCCCTGATCTACGCCATCTTTACCCCGATCATTACCTCAATGGCGAGCCGGTGGAAACGACACCACGTTCTGCTGACGCTGATGGTGGTTTTCTTTGTCGGCAACACCTGGTCGGCGCTGGCCACAAACTACGTCTCCCTCCTGCTCTCGCGGATCCTGACGGCAACGGTGGCCGGGGCGATCATCTCGCTCGTCCTCGTAATGGCCAGCTTTGTTGCGCCGCGGGAGAAGCGGGCCAGTCTGGTCTCCTGGGTCTTTGCCGGCTTTAGCATCGCCTCGGTCATCGGGATCCCGATCGGGACGGTCATTAGCACGACCTTCTCCTGGCACGACAGCTTCTGGATGATCACCGTTTTGACCATCTTCGTCTTTGCCGGCCTGGTCTGGCTGGTGCCGCGGGACACGCCCCAGTTCAAGAGCACGCTGGGCAAGCAGTTTGCCCTGCTCAAGGACGGGCGGGTGATCCTCGGGGTGATCTTCATCGTAGCGATCTGCGCGGCCGACTACTCGATCTACACTTACATTCGGCCCCTGATCACCAACGAGATGGGCTTTAGCAACGCCTGGCTGAACTGGCTGCTGTTCGGCATGGGGATCTTCTTCATCATCGGCAACAAGTTCGGTGGCTTCCTGGCCGACCGCGGTGGGGTTCACCGCCTCAGCGGGATCTACATCGCAATGACCATCCTCTACCTCGCCTTTGGCCCGCTGCTGAGCTACAAATGGATCGCCATCCTGATCGTCGCCCTGCTCTGCGTAGCCTTCTCCTGCTACGGTTCCTCGACCCAGCTGATGTTTTTGGACATCGCCGAAAAGGACTACCCACAGTCCCTTGACCTGGCCTCGTCTTTGAACTCGATCTTTGCTAATATCGGCATCTCGCTGGGTTCCTTTACCGCATCGACTGCCGTTCAGTTCATTCCAATGCACGATCTCGGCTACGTCGGCTCCCTCTACGGCATCCTGGCCACCGTCCTGGTCATCATCCTCAGCCGGAAGTATACGGGGATGCGGTATTAAAATTTATCACAAAGTATGAAAAAAACACGGCATCAAATAAATGATGCCGTGTTTTTGTGTGTATTGATACTATCTCAGGGTCACCAGCGACGTCCACTTCGCCAATGCCCAGGCGCCCCACAATCCGGTGGGTTAACGCGCCCCACAATCGAAAAAGTATTGGCAGCAATTTGGGTTGCTACCAGACCTCTCGACTCATCGCAAAATCTATTATAGCTCGTCAACCGCCAATCGGCAAGCGCCTAAGCCCGGGCCTCCATCACGTCGGCCAGGTGCGAGGCAACCCATTGCTGGGCTTTTTCTACCAGGTTCGCAACGCTGCCCGCCTGGTCGGTTTCATTAGCCAGTTCGTCGATCCGCAGGCCGGACTTGTTGACGTCGTCACTCTCCATGACCAGGTAGAGGTTGACCGGGTAGGCCGGGCCCTTGTCCAGCAATTTAGGCACCAGACGCTCGGCCTCTTCCATCGGCACGTTGATCAGATTGGTCTCTAGGCGCAGGCTGACCGGATCACCCTTCTTCATCTTGACGTTGACCAGGTACTGGCCCAAATAGCCTTTGTCCAGCTGGTCAATCACGAACTCGATTCCGGCTTTTAATGTCGTCTTCTGTTGGGCCTGGGCCGCCGTCTTGTCGACCGTTTCTTGCTCAACCTTGTTGGCAGTCAGCAACTCAAGGTAATTATCGACCGTTAGTTTCATTCTTCTTCGCCTTCTCCATCAACTTTTCAATCCGCATCTCCGTGTATTCGTGCCGCTGCTTAAATCCGTAGTAGACACCCGCGGCGCCGAGCAGGATCCCGGCAACCCCGAGGGCCTCGACGAACAAGCCATAGGCGCTGGTCCGCGGCCGCACCATTTCAAAGGCAGCCAGGCTGGCGATCGCAAAGTAGAGGTTAATAAAGATGGTCGCATAGCCACAAAAACGCATCTTGACCAGGGCCAGGCCGTCGACCACCCCGGCCAGGATGATGAAGATCAGCAGGCGGGGCCAAACGGCCATTGAAGTCAGGGATTGACCGTGTTGAATAAACATGATGGCATCGAGAACCATGGCCACCACCGCCGCCACGGAGGACACGGCAATGACCTTATCAGAATTTTTCATTGATATTTCTTCTCACTTTCTCGTGAACTTTGTGGTACGCAAAATGGGACTACCACAAATCGTGTTATAGTCCCATTTTACTAGATATTCTGCTAAAGCTCAATTAGGCCAGGAGGTCCGCGATCTCATCGGTCGGGATCCCGGTAATGTATTGCTGGGTGCCGGCGTCTTCCAAGACCTTCTTAATAGCGTCGTGGTCGTACTTGACGCCCTTCAGCTTGTCGGCCAGTTCGGTAACGTCCTTTGGCCCGAAGAAGTCACCGAAGAATTTGATGTTTTCGATCACGCCATTCTTAACGTCGATCCGGGCATCAATTGTCCCCATGTCGAAGTGCTTCCGCCGCTTCGTCGTGAACTCAGGGTTCTTGCCGTAGACCCAGTCCCAGTTGTTGTAGTACTGCTCGTAGATCTTATCGATTTCCTTTTGGTCTTCAGGGGTAACCACGTACTGCTTGTCCTTGATCTCGTCTAAGCTGTCAACGTGGAAGAGGCCCTTGATCAGGTCGTCTCTGAAGGTTGGCACGTCAATGTCCTGGTATTCCTTTGCCAGGTATGGCCGCAGGTTCGTGACCCGGGAACGAACGGACTTGATTCCCTTGGATTCGATCTTGTCCTTGGCAACGTGGAGGGCGTCGGCAACCACGCTCAGATCAACGTTGAGCATCAAGGTCCCGTGGGAGAAGGTCTTGCCGTTCCGTGAGTACATAGCGTTGCCGGAGAACTTCTTGCCGTCAACCAGGATGTCGTTTCGGCCGCTGACCTCGGCGCTGGTAGCCCCCATCTTATGAAGCACGTCAACGATTGGCTGGGTGAAGGACTTAAAGTCCCCGAATTCCTCGCTGTCGCTTGGAACCACAAAGGAGAAGCACAGGTTCCCCATGTCCTGATAAACCGCGCCACCACCGGACAGGCGCCGGGTTACGCGAATGTTATGTTCCTTAACGTAGTCCTGGTTGATTTCTTCTTGAGTGTTCTGATTCC comes from Limosilactobacillus sp. and encodes:
- a CDS encoding alpha/beta hydrolase translates to MGLTILNTAIKKKRHPLRNWLIGIITVIVVAMLAAGAYFFNVAMVPSHKSFINNSNRISRSDPLYDQKMWFKHAHKQTWTMESASGHYRLVADYLPAARQTTKNVVILHGFMGRKEKMGEYAAMFHQMGYNVLMPDARAHGQSQGKYIGYGWPERYDVRKWTNKLIQHNGTRSQVVIFGTSMGGATAMMTSGLHLPHQVKAIVEDCGYTSLNAELNYEAGNLYHLPKFIRGPLIAILSGINRTKNGFFTSEASSLKMLHHNHRPMLFIHGGDDHFVPTKMVYQNYAATRGPKQLWVAKGAKHAASYAHYPHEYPKKVAQFLNQYVK
- a CDS encoding helix-turn-helix domain-containing protein; this encodes MFPERLRALRKGQKITLKELAEHLNENLGPGEKPNTASQIGNWERGIRNPSYIEARKLAEFFNVSLDYLTGKTDRNDFDLAKLFFSDRDLTFNNTILSSDDRYEIFQLIDGYLKGRNNRHDTDKFYGKQEQLNLKLK
- a CDS encoding SAM-dependent methyltransferase, whose product is MNPKQVKKLRKRVKKAHRTVQQSPYIAELTRDRELFNDFPPVTYLINNALESDRLLRAGLLPQPLPTMLLPDDIQDTIFQKVNQQYPQGDPRGDRLWNKYNEELPKLDAALRNFRDYLEDTYGMWSYVNAPFAHALSDYLNGAPVLEIMAGNGYISKGLRNNRPTQQIYTTDSQDWVKENETGKHPVTAIEKLDAISAIKKYGDQVDYVIMSWAPDKGDTDWQVLQLLRRDYPDVKLLVIGERNGATNSKQFWQEAVLSQDEALKRVNVQLHSFDLIDEQVYLAK
- a CDS encoding MFS transporter, whose product is MKYRLQAILFVFVAFMLGCNEYMIVGVLPDIAHEYHDSLSALGLLVTVFALIYAIFTPIITSMASRWKRHHVLLTLMVVFFVGNTWSALATNYVSLLLSRILTATVAGAIISLVLVMASFVAPREKRASLVSWVFAGFSIASVIGIPIGTVISTTFSWHDSFWMITVLTIFVFAGLVWLVPRDTPQFKSTLGKQFALLKDGRVILGVIFIVAICAADYSIYTYIRPLITNEMGFSNAWLNWLLFGMGIFFIIGNKFGGFLADRGGVHRLSGIYIAMTILYLAFGPLLSYKWIAILIVALLCVAFSCYGSSTQLMFLDIAEKDYPQSLDLASSLNSIFANIGISLGSFTASTAVQFIPMHDLGYVGSLYGILATVLVIILSRKYTGMRY
- a CDS encoding lipoate--protein ligase; the protein is MRYVSMTSHNIGMNLATEQYLMNDKDFGNEPLVLFYYEEPCIIVGRNQNTQEEINQDYVKEHNIRVTRRLSGGGAVYQDMGNLCFSFVVPSDSEEFGDFKSFTQPIVDVLHKMGATSAEVSGRNDILVDGKKFSGNAMYSRNGKTFSHGTLMLNVDLSVVADALHVAKDKIESKGIKSVRSRVTNLRPYLAKEYQDIDVPTFRDDLIKGLFHVDSLDEIKDKQYVVTPEDQKEIDKIYEQYYNNWDWVYGKNPEFTTKRRKHFDMGTIDARIDVKNGVIENIKFFGDFFGPKDVTELADKLKGVKYDHDAIKKVLEDAGTQQYITGIPTDEIADLLA